From the Quercus lobata isolate SW786 chromosome 6, ValleyOak3.0 Primary Assembly, whole genome shotgun sequence genome, one window contains:
- the LOC115994238 gene encoding dihydroorotate dehydrogenase (quinone), mitochondrial-like isoform X1 yields MALRVSRKIYREILNKRVFSTPLLTARHCSSSAQTAPNIPHSAKKGRLLTGATIGLVIAGGAYVSTVDDATFCGWLFSATKLLNPFFALLDPEVAHRLAVSAAAHGWIPREKRPDPSNIGLEVWGRKFSNPIGLAAGFDKNAEAVDGLLGLGFGFVEVGSVTPVPQEGNPKPRIFRLPEGAIINRCGFNGEGIVAVAKRLDAQHAKRKLVETSRNSSSSTDEAKHRGKAGPGILGVNLGKNKTSEDAAADYVQGVHTLSQYADYLVINVSSPNTPGLRMLQGRKQLEDLVKKVQAARDEMQWGKEGPPPLLVKIAPDLSKEDLEDIAAVALALCLDGLIISNTTVSRPDSVSKNPVAREVGGLSGKPLFNLSTNILKEMYVLTKGKIPLIGCGGVSSGGDAYQKIRAGATLVQLYTAFGYGGPALIPQIKAELAECLERDGFKSITEAVGVDCR; encoded by the exons ATGGCATTAAGGGTTTCAAGGAAAATATATAGAGAAATTTTGAACAAAAGGGTATTCTCAACTCCTCTTTTAACAGCCAGACATTGCTCTTCTTCTGCACAAACTGCTCCAAACATCCCTCACTCTGCTAAGAAa GGAAGGTTATTGACAGGAGCCACAATTGGCTTAGTTATAGCTGGAGGAGCTTATGTGAGTACTGTGGATGACGCAACTTTTTG TGGTTGGCTATTCTCAGCAACAAAACTTCTAAATCCTTTTTTTGCCCTTCTAGACCCGGAGGTTGCTCACAGACTAGCTGTCTCAGCAGCAGCTCATGGTTGGATTCCAAGGGAGAAGAGGCCTGATCCATCAAATATAGGGCTAGAAGTTTGGGGAAGGAAGTTCTCCAACCCCATAGGTCTTGCTGCTGGCTTTGATAAGAACGCCGAGGCTGTTGATGGGTTGCTGGGTTTAGGCTTTGGCTTTGTAGAGGTTGGCTCTGTAACCCCTGTTCCGCAAGAGGGTAATCCAAAGCCTCGTATCTTTAGATTGCCGGAAGG TGCTATCATCAATCGGTGTGGCTTCAATGGTGAAGGAATTGTTGCTGTTGCAAAGCGGTTGGATGCCCAGCATGCTAAGAGGAAGTTGGTTGAAACTTCAAGAAATTCATCTTCCTCCACTGATGAAGCAAAACATAGAGGCAAAGCTGGACCTGGCATTCTTGGGGTCAATCTTGGAAAGAATAAGACAAGTGAAGATGCTGCTGCAGATTATGTACAAGGGGTTCATACATTGTCCCAGTATGCTGATTACTTG GTGATTAATGTTTCTTCACCAAATACCCCAGGATTGCGTATGCTTCAGGGAAGAAAGCAATTGGAGGACCTTGTGAAGAAG GTTCAAGCTGCTCGTGATGAAATGCAATGGGGAAAGGAGGGCCCACCCCCTTTGCTTGTGAAAATCGCTCCAGACCTGTCTAAAGAAGACCTTGAAGATATTGCGGCA GTTGCCCTTGCTCTTTGCTTGGATGGATTG ATAATATCAAATACAACTGTTTCAAGACCAGATTCTGTAAGTAAAAACCCAGTGGCTAGGGAAGTTGGTGGCTTAAGTGGGAAGCCTCTCTTTAATCTCTCTACCAACATATTGAAGGAAATGTACGTTCTAACAAAG GGAAAGATCCCTTTAATAGGGTGTGGGGGTGTTAGCAG TGGTGGGGATGCATACCAAAAAATTCGAGCTGGTGCAACTCTTGTTCAGCTTTATACAGCATTTGGTTATGGGGGACCAGCTCTTATTCCTCAGATCAAG GCTGAACTGGCCGAATGCTTAGAAAGGGATGGTTTTAAGTCTATCACTGAAGCAGTTGGTGTAGATTGCAGATAA
- the LOC115994238 gene encoding dihydroorotate dehydrogenase (quinone), mitochondrial-like isoform X2, with translation MALRVSRKIYREILNKRVFSTPLLTARHCSSSAQTAPNIPHSAKKGRLLTGATIGLVIAGGAYVSTVDDATFCGWLFSATKLLNPFFALLDPEVAHRLAVSAAAHGWIPREKRPDPSNIGLEVWGRKFSNPIGLAAGFDKNAEAVDGLLGLGFGFVEVGSVTPVPQEGNPKPRIFRLPEGAIINRCGFNGEGIVAVAKRLDAQHAKRKLVETSRNSSSSTDEAKHRGKAGPGILGVNLGKNKTSEDAAADYVQGVHTLSQYADYLVINVSSPNTPGLRMLQGRKQLEDLVKKVQAARDEMQWGKEGPPPLLVKIAPDLSKEDLEDIAAVALALCLDGLIHGRENPQAFSLNTPIAWLNETGKNRSDMFPNTTDTQNTRLSAAILKN, from the exons ATGGCATTAAGGGTTTCAAGGAAAATATATAGAGAAATTTTGAACAAAAGGGTATTCTCAACTCCTCTTTTAACAGCCAGACATTGCTCTTCTTCTGCACAAACTGCTCCAAACATCCCTCACTCTGCTAAGAAa GGAAGGTTATTGACAGGAGCCACAATTGGCTTAGTTATAGCTGGAGGAGCTTATGTGAGTACTGTGGATGACGCAACTTTTTG TGGTTGGCTATTCTCAGCAACAAAACTTCTAAATCCTTTTTTTGCCCTTCTAGACCCGGAGGTTGCTCACAGACTAGCTGTCTCAGCAGCAGCTCATGGTTGGATTCCAAGGGAGAAGAGGCCTGATCCATCAAATATAGGGCTAGAAGTTTGGGGAAGGAAGTTCTCCAACCCCATAGGTCTTGCTGCTGGCTTTGATAAGAACGCCGAGGCTGTTGATGGGTTGCTGGGTTTAGGCTTTGGCTTTGTAGAGGTTGGCTCTGTAACCCCTGTTCCGCAAGAGGGTAATCCAAAGCCTCGTATCTTTAGATTGCCGGAAGG TGCTATCATCAATCGGTGTGGCTTCAATGGTGAAGGAATTGTTGCTGTTGCAAAGCGGTTGGATGCCCAGCATGCTAAGAGGAAGTTGGTTGAAACTTCAAGAAATTCATCTTCCTCCACTGATGAAGCAAAACATAGAGGCAAAGCTGGACCTGGCATTCTTGGGGTCAATCTTGGAAAGAATAAGACAAGTGAAGATGCTGCTGCAGATTATGTACAAGGGGTTCATACATTGTCCCAGTATGCTGATTACTTG GTGATTAATGTTTCTTCACCAAATACCCCAGGATTGCGTATGCTTCAGGGAAGAAAGCAATTGGAGGACCTTGTGAAGAAG GTTCAAGCTGCTCGTGATGAAATGCAATGGGGAAAGGAGGGCCCACCCCCTTTGCTTGTGAAAATCGCTCCAGACCTGTCTAAAGAAGACCTTGAAGATATTGCGGCA GTTGCCCTTGCTCTTTGCTTGGATGGATTG ATCCATGGAAGAGAAAACCCACAAGCTTTCTCTCTAAATACTCCAATAGCCTGGTTGAACGAGACGGGCAAGAATCGGAGCGATATGTTCCCGAACACAACCGACACGCAGAACACGAGGCTCAGCGCCGCGATCTTAAAGAACTGA
- the LOC115994238 gene encoding dihydroorotate dehydrogenase (quinone), mitochondrial-like isoform X3, whose amino-acid sequence MTQLFDPEVAHRLAVSAAAHGWIPREKRPDPSNIGLEVWGRKFSNPIGLAAGFDKNAEAVDGLLGLGFGFVEVGSVTPVPQEGNPKPRIFRLPEGAIINRCGFNGEGIVAVAKRLDAQHAKRKLVETSRNSSSSTDEAKHRGKAGPGILGVNLGKNKTSEDAAADYVQGVHTLSQYADYLVINVSSPNTPGLRMLQGRKQLEDLVKKVQAARDEMQWGKEGPPPLLVKIAPDLSKEDLEDIAAVALALCLDGLIISNTTVSRPDSVSKNPVAREVGGLSGKPLFNLSTNILKEMYVLTKGKIPLIGCGGVSSGGDAYQKIRAGATLVQLYTAFGYGGPALIPQIKAELAECLERDGFKSITEAVGVDCR is encoded by the exons ATGACGCAACTTTTTG ACCCGGAGGTTGCTCACAGACTAGCTGTCTCAGCAGCAGCTCATGGTTGGATTCCAAGGGAGAAGAGGCCTGATCCATCAAATATAGGGCTAGAAGTTTGGGGAAGGAAGTTCTCCAACCCCATAGGTCTTGCTGCTGGCTTTGATAAGAACGCCGAGGCTGTTGATGGGTTGCTGGGTTTAGGCTTTGGCTTTGTAGAGGTTGGCTCTGTAACCCCTGTTCCGCAAGAGGGTAATCCAAAGCCTCGTATCTTTAGATTGCCGGAAGG TGCTATCATCAATCGGTGTGGCTTCAATGGTGAAGGAATTGTTGCTGTTGCAAAGCGGTTGGATGCCCAGCATGCTAAGAGGAAGTTGGTTGAAACTTCAAGAAATTCATCTTCCTCCACTGATGAAGCAAAACATAGAGGCAAAGCTGGACCTGGCATTCTTGGGGTCAATCTTGGAAAGAATAAGACAAGTGAAGATGCTGCTGCAGATTATGTACAAGGGGTTCATACATTGTCCCAGTATGCTGATTACTTG GTGATTAATGTTTCTTCACCAAATACCCCAGGATTGCGTATGCTTCAGGGAAGAAAGCAATTGGAGGACCTTGTGAAGAAG GTTCAAGCTGCTCGTGATGAAATGCAATGGGGAAAGGAGGGCCCACCCCCTTTGCTTGTGAAAATCGCTCCAGACCTGTCTAAAGAAGACCTTGAAGATATTGCGGCA GTTGCCCTTGCTCTTTGCTTGGATGGATTG ATAATATCAAATACAACTGTTTCAAGACCAGATTCTGTAAGTAAAAACCCAGTGGCTAGGGAAGTTGGTGGCTTAAGTGGGAAGCCTCTCTTTAATCTCTCTACCAACATATTGAAGGAAATGTACGTTCTAACAAAG GGAAAGATCCCTTTAATAGGGTGTGGGGGTGTTAGCAG TGGTGGGGATGCATACCAAAAAATTCGAGCTGGTGCAACTCTTGTTCAGCTTTATACAGCATTTGGTTATGGGGGACCAGCTCTTATTCCTCAGATCAAG GCTGAACTGGCCGAATGCTTAGAAAGGGATGGTTTTAAGTCTATCACTGAAGCAGTTGGTGTAGATTGCAGATAA
- the LOC115994239 gene encoding haloacid dehalogenase-like hydrolase domain-containing protein At4g39970: MACSSMITLSRPTLSPSSSSSSSSTAPSFLPPNPLCHVTTLPRFRSFRSKSLSSSKKQLSVSASASLQALVFDCDGVILESEHLHRQAYNDAFAHFNVRCPSSSDESQQPLNWGIDFYDQLQNRIGGGKPKMRWYFGEHGWPISTIFEKPPEADEDRVKLIDTLQDWKTEMYKEIIKSGTVEPRPGVLRLMDEAKAAGKKLAVCSAATKSSVILCLENLIGIERFQSLDCFLAGDDVKEKKPDPSIYLTASNRLGVSPRDCLVVEDSVIGLQAATRAGMSCVITYTSSTAEQDFKDAIAIYPDLSNLRLKDLELLLQKVVPAS; the protein is encoded by the exons ATGGCGTGCAGCAGCATGATAACGCTCTCTCGCcccactctctctccctcttcttcttcttcttcatcttctacTGCCCCTAGTTTTCTTCCTCCTAATCCTCTCTGCCACGTCACCACTCTTCCCCGCTTCCGATCCTTCAGATCAAAATCTCTCAGCTCCTCCAAGAAACAGCTCTCAGTTTCGGCTTCGGCTTCCCTACAAGCTCTGGTATTCGACTGCGACGGCGTGATCCTCGAGTCCGAGCACTTGCACCGCCAGGCCTACAACGATGCCTTCGCTCATTTCAATGTCCGTTGCCCTTCTTCTTCTGATGAATCACAACAGCCTCTCAATTGGGGCATCGATTTCTACGACCAGCTCCAGAATCGCATCGGAGGCGGCAAACCTAAAATGCGATg GTACTTTGGGGAGCACGGTTGGCCGATTTCAACGATATTCGAGAAGCCTCCCGAGGCCGATGAGGACAGAGTCAAGTTGATCGACACTCTTCAg GATTGGAAGACTGAAATGTACAAAGAAATCATCAAATCTGGAACT GTGGAACCTAGACCTGGGGTTTTGAGATTGATGGATGAGGCCAAGGCTGCT GGTAAAAAACTAGCTGTTTGCTCTGCAGCGACTAAAAGTTCAGTTATACTCTGTCTTGAAAACCTTATAGGAATT GAGCGCTTTCAAAGTCTTGATTGTTTCCTGGCAG GTGATGATGTGAAGGAAAAGAAGCCTGATCCTTCAATTTATCTGACAGCTTCCAAT AGGCTGGGCGTGTCACCAAGAGATTGTTTGGTAGTGGAAGATAGCGTTATTGGACTACAG GCTGCAACAAGAGCAGGGATGTCATGTGTGATTACCTACACATCTTCAACAGCTGAACAG GATTTTAAAGATGCAATAGCCATCTATCCAGATTTGAGTAATTTGAG ATTGAAAGACCTGGAGTTATTACTTCAAAAAGTGGTCCCTGCCAGTTAA
- the LOC115993589 gene encoding linamarin synthase 2-like, producing the protein MGSVRATKPHAVCVPFPAQGHVSPMMRLAKLLHSRGFHITFVNTEFNHRRLIRSKGLDYVKGLPDFLFETIPDGLPPSDRDATQDIPALCDSTRKNCLVPFKELVLKLNSSSEVPLVTCIVSDGVMSFAIKAGEELGIPEVQFWPASACGFMGCLNFAELIKRGILPFKDESFKDDGTLDKPINWIPGMKNIRLKDLPTFIRTTDITETMFDFLGSEVQNCLNSSAIIFNTFEEFEHEVLEVLLAKFPHVYNIGPLHLLGRHVPESHFMSQGLSLWKEDSKCLQWLDKREPNSVVYVNYGSITMMSNQHLKEFAWGLANSKHTFLWIVRPDLVMGDSAILPEEFFEETKDRGFLTSWCPQDKVLAHPSIGVFLTHCGWNSTLESVSAGVPIICWPFFAEQQTNCRYACTTWEIGVEVNEDVKRHEIEALVKEMMEGEKGHAMRQKAREWKKKAMEATDFEGSSYKNFERLIKEVLLVGE; encoded by the exons ATGGGTTCAGTTCGAGCTACAAAGCCCCATGCAGTATGTGTCCCATTCCCAGCACAAGGCCATGTATCACCCATGATGCGATTAGCCAAGCTCCTTCACTCAAGGGGCTTCCATATAACCTTTGTTAATACTGAGTTCAACCACAGACGCTTAATCAGATCCAAAGGACTTGACTACGTAAAGGGCCTACCTGATTTCCTGTTTGAAACAATACCAGACGGGTTGCCACCGTCCGATCGTGATGCAACCCAAGATATCCCAGCACTATGTGATTCCACAAGAAAGAACTGTTTGGTCCCTTTCAAAGAGCTAGTGCTTAAGCTCAACTCGTCCTCTGAAGTGCCTTTGGTTACTTGCATAGTTTCTGATGGCGTCATGAGTTTTGCTATTAAAGCTGGAGAAGAATTAGGCATCCCAGAGGTTCAGTTTTGGCCTGCCTCAGCTTGTGGCTTCATGGGATGTCTCAACTTCGCTGAACTCATCAAAAGAGGCATTCTTCCATTCAAAG ATGAAAGCTTCAAAGATGATGGAACACTTGACAAACCAATAAATTGGATCCCGGGAATGAAAAACATCCGGCTGAAGGACCTCCCTACCTTTATTAGAACCACTGACATTACTGAAACAATGTTTGATTTTCTAGGATCAGAAGTACAAAATTGCTTAAATTCTTCCGCGATCATCTTCAATACATTTGAGGAGTTTGAACATGAAGTCCTAGAAGTACTTTTGGCCAAATTCCCTCATGTTTACAATATAGGCCCACTTCACTTACTAGGTCGGCATGTACCTGAGAGCCATTTCATGTCTCAAGGTTTAAGCTTATGGAAAGAAGACTCCAAATGTCTCCAATGGCTTGATAAAAGGGAACCCAACTCAGTTGTGTATGTAAATTATGGAAGCATAACTATGATGTCAAACCAACACTTGAAAGAGTTTGCATGGGGCCTTGCAAATAGCAAGCACACATTTTTGTGGATAGTTAGGCCTGATTTGGTAATGGGAGATTCAGCAATCTTGCCTGAAGAATTTTTTGAGGAGACTAAGGATAGGGGATTCTTAACAAGTTGGTGCCCCCAAGATAAAGTGCTAGCACACCCATCCATAGGGGTTTTCCTAACACATTGTGGTTGGAATTCTACATTAGAAAGTGTATCTGCTGGCGTGCCTATTATTTGTTGGCCTTTCTTTGCCGAGCAACAGACAAATTGTCGGTATGCTTGTACCACTTGGGAGATTGGTGTGGAGGTTAATGAGGATGTTAAACGTCATGAGATTGAAGCACTTGTTAAGGAAATGATGGAAGGGGAAAAGGGACATGCCATGAGGCAAAAAGCTAGGGAATGGAAGAAGAAAGCAATGGAAGCAACTGATTTTGAAGGATCATCATATAAGAACTTTGAAAGATTAATTAAGGAGGTTCTCCTCGTTGGTGAGTGA